In the genome of Nitrospira japonica, one region contains:
- the ffh gene encoding signal recognition particle protein — MLDALSEKFEKILKKLRGSGVLTEQNIAEAMKEVRLALLEADVNFKIVKDFVERVGKKAVGQEVMQSLTPGHQVVKVVWDELRAMMGGEKAGLALSSAPPTVVMMVGLQGAGKTTTCGKLARFFKQQGRRVLLVAADPRRPAAGDQLASLGRDLQIDVHRQDQAGASQTDVVRICQDGVRRGTDQGFDVVVLDTGGRLHVDDELMGELVAVKAAVKPHEVLLVADAMTGQDAVNMATQFHERVGVTGIILTKVEGDARGGAVLSIRAVTGQPIKFLGVGEKLDALELFHPDRMASRILGMGDVLSLIEKAQETFTREQAEEAQKRLTSNTFTLEDFRAQLAQVNKLGSLDQILGMLPGGQKLRGAMEGQVPEREMKRVVAIIDSMTRRERRDHTLINGSRKKRIARGSGTNVMEVNRLIKQFLSARKLAKMLTGASGRRQLAQLLNSR; from the coding sequence ATGCTCGACGCGCTCAGCGAAAAATTCGAAAAAATCCTGAAGAAGCTCCGCGGCTCCGGTGTACTCACCGAGCAGAACATCGCGGAAGCCATGAAGGAAGTCCGCCTGGCCTTGCTCGAGGCGGACGTGAATTTCAAGATCGTCAAAGACTTCGTCGAACGGGTCGGCAAGAAGGCCGTCGGCCAGGAAGTCATGCAGAGCCTGACGCCGGGCCACCAGGTCGTGAAAGTGGTCTGGGACGAACTCCGCGCCATGATGGGCGGGGAGAAGGCCGGGCTTGCACTATCGTCGGCGCCGCCGACCGTCGTCATGATGGTCGGACTCCAAGGCGCCGGCAAGACCACGACCTGCGGCAAGCTGGCCCGGTTCTTCAAACAGCAAGGCCGGCGCGTGCTGCTGGTTGCGGCAGATCCCCGCCGCCCCGCCGCAGGCGATCAATTGGCGTCTTTGGGACGGGATCTTCAGATCGACGTGCACCGGCAGGACCAGGCCGGGGCTTCGCAGACCGACGTCGTGCGCATCTGTCAAGACGGCGTCCGGCGCGGAACGGACCAGGGGTTCGACGTGGTCGTACTGGATACGGGCGGGCGCCTGCATGTCGACGATGAGTTGATGGGCGAACTCGTCGCGGTGAAAGCCGCGGTGAAACCCCACGAAGTGCTGCTGGTCGCCGACGCCATGACCGGACAGGACGCGGTCAACATGGCCACGCAGTTTCACGAGCGCGTCGGGGTGACGGGCATCATCCTCACCAAAGTGGAAGGCGATGCGCGGGGCGGCGCCGTGCTCTCCATCCGTGCGGTGACCGGCCAGCCGATCAAGTTCCTGGGCGTCGGGGAAAAGCTCGATGCGCTGGAACTGTTCCATCCGGACCGCATGGCGTCCCGTATTCTGGGGATGGGCGACGTGCTGTCCCTGATCGAGAAGGCGCAGGAAACGTTCACGCGCGAGCAGGCGGAAGAAGCGCAGAAGCGGCTGACGAGCAATACCTTTACGCTGGAGGATTTCCGCGCCCAGTTGGCACAGGTCAACAAGCTCGGCTCGTTGGATCAGATCCTGGGCATGCTGCCGGGGGGCCAGAAGCTCCGCGGAGCCATGGAGGGGCAGGTGCCGGAACGGGAGATGAAGCGCGTCGTCGCGATCATCGATTCGATGACCCGGCGGGAGCGGCGCGACCATACGCTCATCAACGGCAGCCGCAAGAAGCGGATCGCGCGCGGGAGCGGGACCAACGTGATGGAAGTCAACCGCCTGATCAAGCAGTTTCTCTCGGCGCGCAAGCTCGCCAAGATGCTGACGGGCGCGAGCGGCCGCCGCCAATTGGCGCAGCTGCTGAACTCGAGGTAA